Proteins from one Pseudomonas sp. KBS0710 genomic window:
- a CDS encoding flagellar brake protein, which translates to MFNALNAEDAPQPPKVLTTPLEIASTLRMLQESHDPLIITFHERSQRFQSYLVDIDRDSKTLTLDEMIPRDGERYLENGEPFRIEGFHDGVRIAWESNGTLTISEKGGHRIYTGSMPDEVVYHQRRNAFRAALKLAQLVSIELGGEKLKAPISGKLLDISATGCKLRFEGDISDRLQLGQVYDRFIAALPFGSMTTSVELRYLHVEDKINTTFAGVRFHNMSGLVQRQVERFVYQLQREARRFDKDDDL; encoded by the coding sequence GTGTTCAACGCCCTTAATGCGGAAGATGCTCCGCAGCCACCCAAGGTGCTCACCACGCCTCTGGAAATCGCCAGCACGTTGCGGATGCTGCAAGAAAGCCATGACCCGCTGATCATCACTTTCCATGAACGCAGCCAGCGGTTTCAAAGCTATCTGGTGGACATAGACCGAGACAGCAAAACGCTGACCCTCGACGAAATGATCCCACGCGACGGTGAACGCTACCTTGAGAATGGCGAACCGTTCCGTATCGAAGGCTTCCATGACGGCGTGCGTATCGCCTGGGAAAGCAACGGCACGCTGACCATCAGCGAAAAAGGCGGCCACCGCATCTACACCGGCAGCATGCCCGACGAAGTGGTCTACCATCAGCGTCGCAATGCCTTTCGGGCGGCGTTGAAGCTGGCCCAACTGGTCAGCATCGAGCTGGGTGGCGAAAAGCTCAAGGCACCGATCAGTGGCAAGTTGCTGGACATCTCCGCCACCGGCTGCAAGCTGCGCTTTGAAGGCGACATCTCCGATCGCCTGCAACTGGGCCAGGTCTATGACCGCTTTATCGCCGCCCTGCCCTTTGGCAGCATGACCACCTCGGTGGAGCTGCGTTACCTGCACGTCGAAGACAAGATCAACACCACCTTCGCCGGCGTGCGCTTCCACAACATGAGCGGCTTGGTACAGCGCCAGGTTGAACGGTTTGTGTACCAGCTGCAGCGTGAAGCGCGGCGCTTCGACAAAGACGACGACCTTTAA
- a CDS encoding flagellar protein FlgN — MHHDEHLLELIIDDLAPTQHLLELLKEESLALYGRDMRLLEEILARKQSLIVLLEQHGKKRSEILISLGLPADHDGLAQLASHSSVGDQLLAQSTALNQLLAQCQETNLLNGQLIQLQQATTANQLRILHGGEPPALYNAQGSTSRLVKPSTRSQA; from the coding sequence ATGCACCACGACGAACATTTGCTTGAACTGATCATTGATGATCTGGCGCCGACGCAACATTTGCTCGAGCTGCTCAAAGAAGAATCCCTGGCCCTCTATGGCCGGGATATGCGCTTGCTGGAAGAAATCCTGGCGCGCAAACAGTCGCTGATCGTGCTGCTGGAGCAGCATGGCAAGAAGCGCAGCGAAATTCTTATCAGCCTGGGCCTGCCGGCTGACCATGACGGCCTGGCACAACTGGCCAGCCACTCCTCGGTAGGCGACCAGTTGCTGGCGCAAAGTACCGCACTCAACCAATTGCTCGCCCAGTGCCAGGAAACCAACCTGCTCAACGGGCAGTTGATCCAGCTGCAGCAGGCTACGACCGCCAACCAGTTGCGTATACTCCACGGCGGAGAGCCTCCGGCCCTTTATAACGCCCAGGGTTCCACCTCGCGCCTGGTCAAGCCAAGCACCCGCAGCCAAGCCTGA
- the flgM gene encoding flagellar biosynthesis anti-sigma factor FlgM yields MVIDFSRLNNSQALPGNTRTSGAKDSVEAKSQPAPAAKTEQAGASQSGESVHLSNEAQQLQKVTDSLSDQPVVNKARVAELKQAIADGSYKVDSNRVASKLLNFEAER; encoded by the coding sequence ATGGTCATTGATTTCAGTCGTTTAAATAACTCCCAGGCTTTGCCGGGCAATACGCGCACCAGCGGGGCCAAGGACAGCGTAGAAGCCAAGTCCCAGCCAGCACCTGCGGCCAAGACAGAACAAGCCGGCGCCAGCCAGAGCGGGGAATCGGTACACCTGAGCAATGAGGCTCAACAGTTGCAGAAGGTCACTGACTCGCTGAGCGATCAACCCGTTGTCAATAAAGCCCGGGTGGCCGAATTGAAACAGGCAATCGCTGATGGCAGCTATAAAGTCGACAGCAACCGTGTCGCCAGCAAGCTGCTTAACTTCGAAGCCGAGCGCTAG
- the flgA gene encoding flagellar basal body P-ring formation chaperone FlgA, giving the protein MNLKTTVSRRIPRYRRLLCVTMALLALGSGTTARADNVTLPDLLIGVTQGFLEFTVEDYLATTQTPGRYEIQVNQLDPRLRMPMCDKELTASLESPAQPIGRVTVKVRCEGASPWTVFVPAQVKLFRDVVVVTRPLKRTGIIGFEDVALRERDISLINQGYLTSVDQAIGQKLTRPMVTDQVITLVHLEQAEVIRKGDQVVISASSGGLTVKMPGEALSNGGMSEQIRVKNLNSNRVIKAQVTAPGQVEVAL; this is encoded by the coding sequence ATGAACCTTAAAACGACAGTTTCCCGACGCATCCCACGCTACCGCAGATTGCTCTGCGTCACGATGGCGCTGCTTGCCTTGGGCTCAGGCACCACGGCTCGCGCAGATAATGTCACCTTGCCTGATCTCCTTATCGGCGTCACTCAAGGCTTTCTTGAGTTCACTGTAGAAGATTATCTGGCGACCACTCAGACGCCGGGGCGTTATGAAATCCAGGTCAACCAGTTAGACCCGCGCCTGCGCATGCCCATGTGCGACAAGGAATTGACGGCCAGCCTCGAAAGCCCGGCCCAACCGATTGGCCGCGTGACGGTAAAAGTGCGCTGCGAGGGCGCTTCACCCTGGACCGTGTTCGTGCCGGCGCAGGTCAAACTGTTCCGCGATGTCGTGGTGGTCACGCGCCCGCTCAAGCGCACCGGCATCATTGGTTTTGAAGATGTGGCCTTGCGGGAACGCGACATCAGCCTGATCAACCAGGGCTACCTCACCTCTGTAGATCAAGCCATCGGGCAGAAACTCACCCGACCAATGGTCACCGATCAAGTCATTACACTGGTGCATCTGGAACAGGCAGAAGTGATTCGCAAGGGCGATCAGGTGGTGATTTCCGCCAGCAGCGGCGGGCTTACGGTAAAAATGCCCGGGGAAGCGTTGTCCAACGGCGGGATGAGCGAACAGATTCGAGTCAAGAACCTCAATTCCAACCGCGTGATCAAGGCGCAGGTGACCGCGCCAGGCCAGGTTGAAGTGGCGCTATAG
- a CDS encoding chemotaxis protein CheV yields MAGVMDSVNQRTQLVGQNRLELLLFRLDGKQLYGINVFKVREVLQCPKLTILPKSSPVVCGVANIRGATIPILDLAMATGSAGLQDRENPFVIITEYNTKTQGFLVRSVERIVNMNWEEIHPPPKGTGRDHYLTAVTRVDNQLVEIIDVEKILAEVAPTSETISVGVVDAETAHKAVSLRVLTVDDSSVARKQVSRCLQTVGVEVVALNDGRQALDYLRKLVDEGKKPEEEFLMMISDIEMPEMDGYTLTAEIRNDPRMQKLHIILHTSLSGVFNQAMVKKVGADDFLAKFRPDDLASRVVDRIKAADHG; encoded by the coding sequence ATGGCAGGAGTAATGGACTCAGTAAACCAGCGCACACAGCTGGTAGGGCAGAATCGCCTGGAACTGTTGCTTTTTCGCCTGGACGGCAAGCAGCTGTACGGCATCAATGTGTTTAAAGTGCGGGAAGTGCTGCAGTGCCCCAAGCTGACCATATTGCCCAAATCCAGCCCGGTGGTCTGCGGCGTGGCGAATATCCGAGGCGCGACCATCCCGATTCTTGACCTGGCCATGGCCACCGGTTCGGCAGGTTTGCAAGACCGCGAAAACCCCTTTGTGATCATCACCGAATACAACACCAAGACCCAGGGTTTCCTGGTGCGCTCGGTGGAGCGTATCGTCAATATGAACTGGGAGGAGATCCATCCACCGCCCAAGGGCACCGGACGCGATCATTACCTCACGGCAGTGACGCGGGTGGATAACCAACTGGTCGAAATCATCGACGTGGAGAAGATCCTTGCCGAAGTCGCACCCACCTCGGAAACCATTTCGGTGGGCGTGGTAGACGCAGAAACCGCGCACAAAGCGGTGTCGCTGCGCGTGCTGACGGTGGACGACTCCTCGGTGGCGCGCAAGCAAGTCAGCCGCTGCCTGCAAACGGTCGGCGTGGAAGTGGTGGCCCTGAACGATGGTCGCCAGGCTTTGGATTACCTGCGCAAGCTGGTGGACGAAGGCAAGAAGCCGGAAGAAGAGTTCCTGATGATGATCTCCGACATTGAAATGCCGGAAATGGACGGCTACACCCTCACGGCCGAGATACGTAACGACCCACGCATGCAAAAATTGCATATCATCCTGCATACTTCATTGTCGGGTGTTTTCAATCAGGCGATGGTCAAGAAGGTCGGTGCCGATGACTTCCTGGCCAAATTCCGCCCTGATGACCTGGCATCCCGGGTAGTCGACCGGATCAAGGCAGCAGATCACGGCTAG
- the cheR gene encoding protein-glutamate O-methyltransferase CheR, whose product MSTGNLDFEQFRVFLEKACGILLGENKQYLVSSRLNKLMEQQGIKSLGELVQRIQGQPRSGLKEMVVDAMTTNETLWFRDTYPFEVLKNKVLPEAIKASPGQRLRIWSAACSSGQEPYSISMSIDEFERTNMGQLKAGAQIVATDLSGTMLTNCKTGEYDSLALGRGLSQERLQRFFDPKGAGRWAVKAPIKSRVEFRSFNLLDSYASLGKFDMVFCRNVLIYFSAEVKKDILLRIHGTLKRGGYLFLGASEALNGLPDHYQMVQCSPGIIYQAK is encoded by the coding sequence TTGTCTACGGGTAATTTGGATTTCGAACAGTTCCGGGTCTTCCTGGAAAAAGCCTGTGGCATATTGCTCGGTGAAAACAAGCAGTACCTGGTATCCAGCCGTCTCAACAAACTGATGGAACAGCAGGGCATTAAATCCCTGGGTGAGTTGGTCCAGCGCATCCAGGGCCAGCCGCGCAGCGGGCTCAAGGAAATGGTGGTGGATGCCATGACCACCAACGAAACCTTGTGGTTTCGTGATACCTACCCCTTTGAAGTGCTCAAGAACAAAGTGCTGCCGGAGGCCATCAAGGCCAGCCCGGGCCAGCGCCTGCGCATCTGGTCGGCGGCCTGTTCGTCCGGGCAGGAGCCGTACTCGATCTCGATGTCGATCGATGAGTTCGAGCGCACGAACATGGGCCAGTTGAAGGCCGGCGCGCAAATTGTCGCCACCGACTTGTCCGGCACCATGCTCACCAACTGCAAGACCGGCGAGTACGACAGCCTGGCCCTGGGCCGTGGTTTGTCCCAGGAACGCCTGCAACGTTTCTTCGACCCAAAAGGCGCCGGGCGCTGGGCGGTGAAGGCGCCGATCAAGAGCCGGGTGGAGTTTCGCTCGTTCAACTTGCTCGACAGCTATGCCAGCCTGGGCAAGTTCGACATGGTGTTTTGCCGCAATGTGCTGATCTACTTCTCTGCGGAAGTGAAGAAGGACATTCTGTTGCGCATTCACGGTACGCTCAAACGCGGGGGCTATCTGTTTCTTGGCGCGTCCGAAGCGCTCAACGGGCTACCGGATCATTACCAGATGGTGCAGTGCAGTCCTGGCATCATTTACCAGGCCAAGTAA